A single region of the Rhodoligotrophos defluvii genome encodes:
- a CDS encoding ABC transporter ATP-binding protein, with translation MNVTAGMRQPATAAPSGRVASLPITIENVVKTYGGFAALDDISLSIESGEFITLLGPSGSGKTTLLMVIAGFVRPDSGSLRFGDQEVVLLPPHKRDIGMVFQNYALFPHMTVAGNLAYPLKLRGVSRSEIARRVEAALDLVQLKGYGDRKVDQLSGGQRQRVAVARAVIFEPRILLMDEPLSALDKNLREQMQLELRRMHDRLGLTTVYVTHDQREALTMSDRIAVINHGKLVQLDRPQDLYQRPRTQFVASFIGESFTLPVEIRNGQPMLFGQPLRTRERLDTSRPQVLVLRPEKLRVLTTGPDADTNTIAGKVRQTVFQGDSVVAYINTADGQEIALRRPHQSGETLPAVGADVRVGFSVDDTIIVPREDDADASAVAR, from the coding sequence ATGAACGTAACAGCGGGCATGCGGCAGCCGGCTACGGCTGCGCCTTCCGGCCGAGTGGCGTCGCTCCCCATCACCATCGAGAACGTGGTGAAGACCTATGGCGGCTTCGCCGCGCTCGACGACATCAGCCTCTCGATCGAGAGCGGCGAGTTCATCACGCTGCTTGGACCCTCCGGCTCGGGCAAAACCACGCTGCTCATGGTGATCGCCGGGTTCGTGCGGCCCGATTCCGGCAGCCTCCGTTTCGGCGACCAGGAGGTGGTGCTGCTGCCGCCGCATAAGCGCGACATCGGCATGGTGTTCCAGAACTATGCGCTGTTCCCGCACATGACCGTTGCCGGGAACCTGGCCTACCCCCTCAAGCTGCGCGGCGTGAGCAGGTCCGAGATCGCCAGGCGGGTGGAGGCGGCCCTCGATCTCGTGCAGCTCAAGGGTTATGGCGACCGCAAGGTCGACCAGCTGTCCGGCGGGCAACGGCAGAGGGTCGCCGTGGCCCGGGCGGTCATTTTCGAGCCGCGCATATTGCTGATGGACGAGCCGCTGTCGGCGCTCGACAAGAATCTGCGCGAGCAGATGCAGCTCGAGCTGCGCAGAATGCATGACCGTCTCGGCCTGACGACGGTCTATGTCACCCACGACCAGCGCGAAGCGCTGACCATGTCCGACCGCATCGCGGTCATCAATCACGGCAAGCTGGTCCAGCTCGACCGCCCCCAGGACCTCTACCAGCGCCCGCGCACCCAGTTCGTAGCCAGCTTCATCGGGGAATCCTTCACGCTTCCGGTCGAGATCCGCAACGGTCAGCCCATGCTGTTCGGCCAGCCGCTGCGCACCCGCGAGCGCCTCGATACGAGCCGACCGCAAGTGCTCGTGCTGCGCCCGGAGAAGCTGAGGGTTCTCACCACCGGGCCTGATGCCGATACCAACACGATCGCTGGAAAGGTCCGCCAGACGGTGTTCCAGGGCGACAGCGTGGTGGCCTATATCAACACGGCCGATGGCCAGGAGATCGCCTTGCGCCGTCCGCATCAGAGCGGAGAGACCCTGCCTGCGGTCGGGGCCGATGTGCGCGTCGGCTTCTCCGTCGACGACACGATCATCGTGCCCAGGGAAGATGATGCCGACGCGAGCGCGGTCGCCCGATGA
- a CDS encoding amidohydrolase translates to MIDRLVINGKIATMEREGAFVEAFAIHDGCIVARGTTQEIRALAPKAEVIDCGGRTVLPGFIDSHCHPDMHGARLGRWTDLSTGFSSKAEVLDFVRRATEGKPAGHWFVGFRYDDLRLGGYPTREELDNAAGGRPAFLYRRDSHLGFANSAALKLVGFTRESQDPPFGRLDRHPETGELTGLLRETAAHEVVNYCQRDFTPDDFAGGLVKVFDDFASYGITSVHNSLCSTQGIIAYQKMRENGELRMRVGLLASGREDDLIEAIIRSGWRTGFGDEWVRLTGVEWCPDCSTSGRTAAYYEPYVGEKVLGEPDDNRGMLLYELEDFKQRVLRAHKAGLLVGADGVGDRGIDFVLDAFEHALHHHPVHDHRLRVEHCCNVTPPILQRLKRLAVICSSATGFAYDLGDAYRRNRGPEAMRYMWPHRSMIDAGVVAPGHSDSPVCHPNPMRGIYSLVNRKTDTGADLDRSEAITVYEAIACYTTLGAYCGKEEHLKGDLGIGKLADFIILEDDIFSIDPERLAELRVAETFLGGERIFHRAAA, encoded by the coding sequence ATGATCGATCGTCTTGTGATCAACGGCAAGATCGCCACCATGGAACGCGAGGGTGCCTTCGTGGAGGCCTTTGCGATCCACGATGGATGTATCGTGGCCCGCGGCACCACGCAGGAGATCCGTGCGCTGGCGCCCAAGGCCGAGGTGATCGATTGCGGCGGCCGCACGGTGCTGCCCGGGTTCATCGACAGCCATTGCCATCCGGATATGCATGGCGCGCGGCTCGGGCGCTGGACCGACCTGTCGACCGGCTTCTCCAGCAAGGCGGAGGTGCTCGATTTCGTTCGGCGCGCAACCGAGGGGAAGCCCGCCGGGCATTGGTTCGTGGGCTTCCGCTATGATGATCTGCGGCTGGGGGGCTATCCTACGCGGGAAGAACTCGACAACGCAGCCGGCGGGCGGCCTGCCTTCCTCTACCGCCGCGACTCGCACCTGGGCTTTGCCAACAGCGCCGCCCTCAAGCTCGTGGGCTTCACCCGCGAGAGCCAGGATCCGCCGTTCGGCCGCCTCGACCGGCACCCCGAGACCGGCGAGCTCACCGGCCTATTGCGCGAGACCGCCGCGCACGAGGTGGTCAATTACTGCCAGCGCGATTTCACGCCGGACGACTTTGCCGGCGGGCTGGTGAAGGTGTTCGACGATTTCGCCTCCTACGGCATCACCTCGGTGCATAACAGCCTGTGCTCGACGCAAGGCATCATCGCCTACCAGAAGATGCGGGAGAACGGCGAACTGCGCATGCGCGTGGGGCTTTTGGCCAGCGGCCGCGAGGATGATCTGATCGAGGCGATCATCCGCTCGGGCTGGCGCACGGGCTTTGGCGATGAATGGGTGCGGCTCACTGGCGTCGAATGGTGCCCGGACTGCTCGACCAGCGGCCGGACCGCGGCTTATTACGAGCCCTATGTGGGCGAGAAGGTGCTGGGCGAGCCCGACGACAATCGCGGCATGCTGCTCTATGAGCTGGAGGACTTCAAGCAGCGGGTGCTGCGGGCCCACAAGGCTGGGTTGCTGGTGGGCGCCGACGGGGTGGGCGACCGGGGCATCGATTTCGTGCTCGATGCCTTCGAGCATGCGCTCCACCATCATCCCGTCCACGACCACCGCCTGCGGGTCGAGCATTGCTGCAATGTGACGCCGCCGATCCTGCAGCGGCTCAAGCGGCTTGCGGTGATTTGCTCCTCCGCCACCGGTTTCGCCTATGACCTGGGCGATGCCTATCGCAGGAACCGGGGGCCGGAGGCGATGCGCTATATGTGGCCGCATCGCAGCATGATCGATGCGGGCGTGGTCGCGCCGGGGCACTCCGACTCACCGGTGTGCCACCCGAACCCGATGCGGGGGATCTATTCCCTGGTGAACCGCAAGACCGACACCGGCGCCGATCTCGACCGGTCGGAAGCGATCACGGTGTACGAGGCGATCGCATGCTACACGACGCTTGGCGCCTATTGCGGCAAGGAGGAGCACCTCAAGGGCGATCTCGGCATTGGCAAGCTCGCCGATTTCATCATCCTCGAGGACGATATCTTCAGCATCGATCCGGAGCGTCTGGCGGAGCTGCGCGTGGCCGAAACCTTCCTCGGCGGCGAGCGCATCTTCCATCGGGCGGCAGCGTGA
- a CDS encoding polyamine ABC transporter substrate-binding protein: MKAGLFGATALAILALPMAVLPANAQETLTIASWGGVYQKAQRDAWFDVVEKELGIKIKEDSTSGIADVRAQVASGSPTWDLVQQGNYSCAILDKEGNVEKLDPKILAIKGIPDNMKGEGWIGNLVYAATLAWSDEKYPDKKPSSWADMWDTETFPGGRSMRRSPVYTLESALLADGVPMDKLYPLDTERAFKKLAEIKDDVVAWWTSGAQSAQLLKDREVDMVTIWNGRAEALAQEGEKVSLTFNQQMLLTDCWVIPKGAKNKDLAMKAIEIMSRPEVQARIALFINYGPANTEAFDTGVIKPEVAARLPSAPENAKKGFVLDANYWADNLDKLTREFDLFIQE; encoded by the coding sequence ATGAAAGCCGGACTGTTTGGCGCAACTGCACTGGCCATCTTGGCTTTGCCGATGGCCGTTTTGCCTGCGAATGCGCAGGAAACCCTTACGATCGCATCCTGGGGCGGCGTCTACCAGAAGGCTCAGCGCGACGCCTGGTTCGACGTGGTGGAGAAGGAGCTCGGCATCAAGATCAAGGAGGACTCGACCTCCGGCATCGCCGATGTCCGCGCCCAGGTCGCATCCGGCAGCCCCACCTGGGACCTCGTCCAGCAGGGTAATTACAGCTGCGCCATCCTCGACAAGGAGGGCAATGTCGAAAAGCTCGATCCCAAGATTCTCGCCATCAAGGGCATTCCCGACAACATGAAGGGCGAAGGCTGGATCGGCAACCTGGTCTATGCGGCAACCCTCGCCTGGAGCGACGAGAAATACCCGGACAAGAAGCCCAGCTCCTGGGCTGACATGTGGGACACCGAGACCTTCCCCGGCGGGCGCAGCATGCGCCGCAGCCCGGTCTACACCCTCGAATCGGCCCTGCTGGCTGACGGCGTGCCCATGGACAAGCTCTATCCGCTCGATACCGAACGGGCATTCAAGAAGCTCGCCGAGATCAAGGACGATGTGGTGGCCTGGTGGACGTCGGGCGCGCAGTCGGCGCAGCTCCTGAAGGACCGCGAAGTCGACATGGTGACCATCTGGAACGGCCGTGCCGAGGCGCTGGCGCAGGAGGGCGAGAAGGTCAGCCTCACCTTCAACCAGCAAATGCTGCTCACCGATTGCTGGGTGATTCCCAAAGGGGCCAAGAACAAGGACCTGGCAATGAAGGCGATCGAGATCATGAGCCGGCCGGAGGTCCAGGCACGCATCGCGCTGTTCATCAATTACGGTCCGGCCAATACGGAGGCGTTCGACACGGGCGTCATCAAGCCCGAGGTCGCCGCCAGGCTGCCCAGCGCACCGGAGAATGCCAAGAAGGGTTTCGTGCTCGACGCGAATTACTGGGCGGACAATCTCGATAAGCTGACCCGAGAATTCGACCTGTTCATTCAGGAATGA
- a CDS encoding IclR family transcriptional regulator, producing the protein MGLRPPPGVPLVRSVERAVALLRAFTPRQTHLSLAELSRRTRLDKSTARRLLHTLCVTQFVEYDDAAQTYSLAPAVLTLVPAVDYGRELRDVAEPVLARLTEITGATAFMWSCFGGQALCLDRVKARDLQIDAQWSAIGTRISLNCAGGPRVILAYLSEKERAKVLRKDLPKHTPFSETDPAKLQAAAQIIHERGWELAVDDYIVGLAGLGVPVFDRSGRFIASISITTLSPRLPIENGEPRHLKAMLEAAAEIGARFQP; encoded by the coding sequence ATGGGGTTAAGGCCCCCACCTGGCGTGCCGCTCGTCCGCTCCGTCGAGCGCGCGGTGGCGCTGCTGCGCGCCTTCACGCCCCGGCAGACCCATCTCTCGCTCGCGGAACTCTCCCGCCGAACCCGGCTCGACAAGAGCACTGCGCGCCGCCTGCTCCACACCCTCTGCGTCACGCAGTTCGTGGAATACGACGACGCCGCGCAGACCTACTCGCTGGCGCCCGCGGTGCTCACGCTGGTGCCGGCGGTGGATTACGGCCGCGAGCTGCGCGATGTGGCCGAGCCAGTGCTCGCCCGGCTCACCGAAATCACCGGCGCCACCGCCTTTATGTGGTCCTGCTTCGGCGGCCAGGCGCTCTGCCTCGACCGGGTCAAGGCACGCGACCTGCAGATCGATGCGCAATGGTCGGCGATCGGTACCCGCATTTCCCTGAACTGTGCCGGCGGACCGCGTGTCATCCTCGCTTATCTCAGCGAAAAGGAACGAGCAAAGGTCTTGCGGAAAGACCTGCCCAAGCACACGCCGTTTTCCGAGACCGACCCGGCGAAGCTGCAGGCGGCGGCGCAGATCATCCACGAGCGCGGCTGGGAGCTCGCGGTCGACGACTACATCGTCGGGCTTGCCGGACTGGGCGTCCCGGTCTTCGACCGCAGCGGGCGCTTCATCGCCAGCATCAGCATCACCACGCTGTCACCGCGGCTGCCGATCGAGAACGGCGAACCGCGCCATCTCAAGGCGATGCTGGAAGCAGCCGCCGAAATCGGAGCACGCTTCCAGCCATGA
- a CDS encoding DMT family transporter yields the protein MKVSATSARPLHLAGVLILAVFWGLNWPAVKIALNEISPWTFRAIGLTLAGIALAMAALIRGDKLSVSRREVAPLILAGLLTIAGFNLFLAFAQLLAPTSRAVIVTFTMPVWAVIFARIFLAEPLNWQRMVGVGLGLAGLAALASPLVASGGLNVGLLYALCGGVSWALGSVVTKKWPIDAAPLTVASWQLLTGAACAIGGMLLFEGIPVYHALAESTVLALLYHVVVALVMAYLLWFAILPHVPLGVASLGTLLVPAIGVGSATMLLGERPTAMDYVGLCLITLAALSILLPSKRARPA from the coding sequence ATGAAGGTTTCCGCAACCTCCGCCCGGCCGCTGCATCTTGCCGGCGTGCTGATCCTGGCCGTCTTCTGGGGACTGAACTGGCCGGCGGTCAAAATCGCGCTCAACGAGATCTCGCCCTGGACATTTCGCGCCATCGGCCTGACGCTCGCCGGCATCGCCCTGGCGATGGCGGCGCTCATCCGCGGCGATAAGCTCTCCGTATCCCGCCGCGAGGTCGCGCCTCTGATCCTCGCCGGCCTCCTGACCATTGCCGGCTTCAACCTGTTCCTCGCCTTTGCCCAGCTCCTCGCCCCCACCTCTAGGGCCGTGATCGTCACCTTCACCATGCCGGTCTGGGCAGTCATCTTCGCCCGGATCTTCCTGGCCGAGCCGCTGAACTGGCAGCGGATGGTCGGCGTTGGACTGGGCCTCGCGGGGCTGGCGGCGCTGGCGTCGCCGCTTGTCGCCTCGGGCGGCTTAAACGTCGGACTCCTTTATGCGCTGTGCGGCGGCGTCTCCTGGGCGCTCGGCAGCGTCGTCACCAAGAAATGGCCCATCGATGCGGCCCCGCTCACCGTGGCCAGTTGGCAGCTGCTCACCGGCGCCGCCTGCGCCATAGGCGGCATGCTGCTGTTCGAAGGCATACCCGTCTATCACGCGCTCGCCGAGAGCACCGTGTTGGCGCTCCTCTATCACGTGGTCGTGGCGCTCGTTATGGCTTACCTGCTGTGGTTCGCGATCCTGCCGCATGTGCCGCTCGGGGTTGCCAGCCTCGGAACGCTGCTGGTACCCGCGATCGGCGTAGGAAGCGCCACGATGCTCTTGGGCGAACGCCCCACGGCTATGGATTATGTCGGCCTGTGCTTGATCACCCTGGCCGCCCTTAGCATTCTGCTGCCGTCAAAGCGCGCACGCCCGGCATGA
- a CDS encoding ArgE/DapE family deacylase, translating to MALAPDLRRAIVDSVEHGFAEQLSYTQKLVSFPSVRGAEHTVQDFTFRELHRRGYMMDRFPMDRAAIERHPGGSPWSAEHSTAPIVVGIHHPRKEKGRSLILQSHLDVVPTGPEAMWQHSPYGGEIVGDWMYGRGSGDMKAGAAANIFALDALRRIGLQPAATVYVQSVVEEESTGNGALMTHLRGYKADAVLIPEPEDEKLVRANAGVIWFQVEVRGLPVHVREMGTGANAIDAAYRVIGELRKLEQAWNDRKVDYEHFKDDPHPINLNIGKIEGGDWASSVPCWCRIDCRIAIYPGVDAASAAREISERVAEFARRDPFLSNMPPKVTFNGFHTEGYVLEPGSAAERVLAEAHEAATGQPLGTLVTPAYLDTRVYALYDQIPALCYGPVSRNIHGFDECVSISSVKRITTAMALFIAEWCGTEPLMEA from the coding sequence ATGGCGCTTGCTCCGGATCTGCGTCGCGCGATCGTCGATTCCGTCGAACATGGCTTTGCGGAACAGCTTTCCTATACGCAGAAGCTGGTTTCGTTCCCGTCGGTTCGGGGCGCTGAGCACACGGTGCAGGACTTCACGTTCCGCGAGCTGCACAGGCGCGGCTACATGATGGACCGCTTTCCCATGGACCGGGCGGCGATCGAGCGTCATCCCGGGGGCTCGCCATGGTCAGCGGAGCATTCGACCGCGCCGATCGTGGTCGGTATTCATCATCCGCGGAAGGAGAAGGGGCGCTCTCTCATCCTCCAGTCTCATCTCGATGTGGTTCCGACCGGGCCGGAGGCGATGTGGCAGCATTCACCCTATGGCGGCGAGATCGTGGGGGACTGGATGTATGGCCGCGGCTCCGGCGACATGAAGGCTGGGGCGGCGGCCAACATCTTCGCGCTGGATGCCCTGCGGCGGATCGGCCTGCAACCGGCGGCCACCGTCTATGTGCAGTCGGTGGTGGAGGAAGAGTCGACCGGCAACGGCGCGCTCATGACCCACCTGCGCGGCTACAAGGCGGATGCGGTGCTGATCCCCGAGCCGGAGGACGAGAAGCTGGTCCGCGCCAATGCGGGCGTGATCTGGTTTCAAGTAGAGGTGCGGGGCCTGCCGGTGCATGTGCGCGAGATGGGCACGGGCGCCAACGCCATCGATGCCGCTTATCGCGTGATCGGCGAATTGCGCAAGCTGGAGCAGGCGTGGAACGACCGCAAGGTCGATTACGAGCACTTCAAGGACGATCCGCATCCCATCAACTTGAACATCGGCAAGATCGAGGGGGGTGACTGGGCCTCGTCCGTTCCGTGCTGGTGCCGCATCGATTGCCGCATCGCTATTTATCCGGGCGTGGATGCGGCCAGCGCGGCGCGCGAGATCAGCGAGCGCGTTGCGGAATTCGCGCGGCGGGATCCGTTCCTGTCGAACATGCCGCCCAAGGTCACCTTCAACGGGTTCCATACCGAGGGTTACGTGCTCGAGCCCGGCTCGGCCGCAGAGCGGGTGTTGGCAGAGGCGCACGAAGCAGCAACAGGCCAGCCGCTTGGGACCCTGGTCACGCCGGCCTATCTCGATACGCGGGTCTATGCGCTCTACGACCAAATTCCAGCCTTGTGCTACGGGCCGGTTTCCCGGAACATCCACGGGTTCGATGAGTGCGTGAGCATCTCATCGGTGAAGCGGATCACCACGGCCATGGCACTGTTCATCGCGGAGTGGTGCGGCACCGAGCCTCTGATGGAGGCATAA